A window of the Brassica napus cultivar Da-Ae chromosome C5, Da-Ae, whole genome shotgun sequence genome harbors these coding sequences:
- the LOC106400802 gene encoding transcriptional corepressor SEUSS — MVPSEAPNPVGSGENVPTGGAPLPSQPAFPQFSNNMSMSMLGNAPNISSLLNNHSFVNGSGAESDPLSSVGFSGLSSFNASMVSPSSSGQVQGHQFSNQLLAEQQRNKKMEPQNFQHAQHSMQQQQQQQFPTVRGGVGPVKLEPGQVSNDQQQQKMLRNLGSSVKLEPQQLQAMRSMAQVKMEPQQHSEQSLFLQQQQRQQQQQFLQMPGQSSSQAQMNNIFQQQRLMQLQQQQQLLKSMPQQRPQLPQQSLPLRPPMKPVYEPGMGAQRLTQYMYRQQHRPEDNNIEFWRKFVAEYFAPNAKKRWCVSMYGSGRQTTGVFPQDVWHCEICNRKPGRGFEATAEVLPRLFKIKYESGTLEELLYVDMPRESQNSSGQIVLEYAKATQESVFEHLRVVRDGQLRIVFSPDLKIFSWEFCARRHEELIPRRLLIPQVSQLGSAAQKYQQAAQNATTDSALPELQNNCNMFVASARQLAKALEVPLVNDLGYTKRYVRCLQISEVVNSMKDLIDYSRETRTGPIESLAKFPRRTGPSSALPGPSPQQPNEQLRQIANNDQSSGVNYAFNAASACTSSTSSIAGLIHQNSMKQRHQNAAYNPPNSPYGGNSVQMASPSSSGTMAPLSQQHNLTSFQSPTSSSNNNNNLSQNGMTCVNNHMGSTAIQQAAGDEANGSSSVQKILNEILMSNQAHNTLGGGSMVGSEGKGGSNVNSSDVLMMNGQVNNNSSNTNIGGGGGVGMGANGNNGLMNGRVGMLVRDPNVQPDLGNQLLGAVNGFNNFQRDWNA, encoded by the exons ATGGTGCCATCAGAGGCGCCAAATCCTGTTGGCAGTGGCGAAAATGTTCCGACAGGAGGAGCTCCTCTTCCTTCACAACCAGCATTTCCTCAGTTCAGTAACAACATGAGTATGAGTATGCTCGGGAATGCGCCAAACATCTCTTCCCTCCTCAACAACCATTCTTTCGTAAACGGCAGTGGGGCCGAGTCAGACCCTCTGTCTAGCGTCGGGTTTAGTGGTTTGTCATCCTTCAACGCCTCTATGGTTTCGCCAAGCTCGTCTGGTCAAGTTCAGGGTCATCAATTCTCTAACCAGTTGTTGGCTGAGCAGCAACGGAATAAGAAAATGGAGCCTCAGAATTTTCAACACGCTCAGCACTcaatgcaacaacaacaacagcagcaGTTTCCGACAGTGCGTGGAGGTGTGGGACCTGTCAAGTTGGAACCTGGTCAGGTCTCTAACGACCAGCAGCAACAGAAAATGTTGAGAAACCTAGGATCATCAGTTAAGTTGGAACCGCAACAACTTCAGGCGATGAGAAGCATGGCCCAAGTGAAAATGGAGCCTCAACAACATTCAGAGCAGTCACTGTTTCTTCAGCAGCAGCAGAGGCAACAACAACAGCAGTTTCTTCAAATGCCTGGGCAATCTTCTTCGCAGGCtcaaatgaataatatatttcaGCAGCAGAGACTTATGCAacttcaacaacagcaacaacTCCTCAAATCAATGCCTCAACAACGTCCTCAATTGCCACAACAGAGTTTGCCTCTCAGGCCACCTATGAAGCCAGTGTATGAACCCGGCATGGGTGCTCAGCGTCTTACACAGTATATGTACCGACAACAACATAGGCCTGAA GACAATAACATTGAGTTCTGGAGAAAATTTGTAGCTGAGTACTTTGCTCCTAATGCGAAGAAGAGATGGTGCGTTTCTATGTATGGCAGTGGCCGGCAAACAACTGGCGTTTTCCCTCAG GATGTGTGGCACTGTGAGATATGCAACCGAAAGCCTGGGCGTGGTTTTG AGGCAACCGCCGAAGTCCTGCCGCGGCTTTTTAAGATTAAGTATGAAAGTGGAACTCTGGAAGAACTTTTATATGTGGATATGCCAAGGGAATCTCAGAATTCATCTGGTCAAATTGTCCTGGAGTACGCAAAAGCAACACAAGAGAGTGTATTTGAGCATCTTCGAGTTGTTCGTGATGGCCAACTTCGAATAGTTTTCTCCCCAGATCTTAAG ATATTCTCTTGGGAATTTTGTGCTCGGAGACATGAAGAGCTTATTCCACGAAGGCTTTTGATACCTCAG GTTAGTCAGCTTGGATCAGCAGCTCAGAAATATCAGCAAGCCGCTCAAAATGCAACAACAGATTCTGCTCTTCCAGAGTTACAAAATAATTGCAACAT GTTTGTTGCATCTGCTAGACAGTTGGCAAAGGCCTTGGAAGTACCACTCGTGAATGATTTGGGATACACAAAGAGATATGTTCGGTGTTTGCAG ATCTCGGAGGTTGTAAATAGTATGAAGGACTTGATAGATTATAGCAGAGAAACAAGAACAGGACCAATCG AGAGTTTAGCCAAGTTTCCTCGGAGAACAGGTCCTTCGTCTGCACTGCCTGGTCCTTCTCCTCAGCAACCCAATGAACAGCTAAGGCAGATTGCAAACAACGATCAGAGTTCTGGAGTAAACTATGCCTTTAATGCAGCTTCTGCATGCACCTCCTCCACAAGCAGCATCGCAGGGCTCATCCACCAGAATTCCATGAAGCAAAGGCATCAGAACGCTGCTTACAATCCACCAAACAGTCCTTATGGTGGAAACTCAGTTCAGATGGCGTCACCTAGTTCCTCGGGCACCATGGCGCCATTATCCCAGCAACACAACCTGACATCATTTCAGTCTCCAACTTCCTCgtctaacaacaacaacaatctctCTCAAAACGGGATGACATGTGTTAACAATCACATGGGTTCCACAGCAATTCAACAGGCTGCAGGTGATGAAGCAAACGGGTCTAGTTCGGTGCAGAAGATACTGAATGAAATCCTGATGAGCAACCAAGCTCACAATACCTTAGGAGGAGGAAGTATGGTTGGGAGCGAGGGGAAGGGAGGTAGTAATGTAAATAGCTCTGATGTTCTGATGATGAACGGTCAAGTGAACAACAACAGCAGCAACACAAACattggaggaggaggtggtgttGGGATGGGAGCTAACGGGAACAATGGTCTGATGAACGGAAGAGTTGGGATGTTGGTGAGGGATCCAAACGTGCAACCGGATCTAGGGAACCAACTCTTAGGAGCAGTCAATGGTTTCAACAATTTTCAGCGTGATTGGAACGCATGA
- the LOC125587207 gene encoding uncharacterized protein LOC125587207 codes for MVFLKEKALPSDSITTWNECKREFLEKFFSTSRTTKIRNEISSFQQKHLEGFSEAWERFKSYWSQCPYHGFTKESLLSTFYRGALPQCRNMLDTASNGFFLGRTEEEAEELVENMAKSDSVYSEEHDRVNRSDDQQTKKEIKSLQDKMDLLLSNQAKQEQMNFVGGPSQEVPPKVNEVDGLEGQKELCFINANGTWYRKEPNFQYQNNYQQRPYYNNQQGGYQAKQNYPQANQSPQTQGSSSKAQAPDSSVDSMFKQLLEFQARNEKTMIYEFKNIHAKIDGNYSHLNNKYMQLASHLKALESQVASMLSSSKQPMGSLPGKPEKNTKESCFYALHIYMFLAFISCTF; via the exons ATGGTGTTTCTGAAG GAGAAGgctcttccaagtgactctATCACAACTTGGAATGAGTGCAAGAGGGAATTCctagagaagttcttctctacctCGAGGACAACCAAGATCAGGAATGAGATCTCTAGCTTTCAGCAGAAGCACCTAGAGGGATTTAGTGAAGCATGGGAGAGGTTCAAAAGCTATTGGTCTCAATGCCCATATCATGGCTTCACCAAGGAGAGTTTGCTTAGCACCTTCTATAGAGGAGCTCTACCACAGTGCAGAAACATGCTTGATACTGCCAGCAATGGTTTCTTTTTgggaagaactgaggaagaggcagaggaacTGGTAGAGAACATGGCCAAGAGTGACTCAGTCTACAGTGAGGAGCATGATAGGGTCAACAGAAGTGATGATCAGCAGACAAAGAAAGAGATCAAGTCCTTACAAGACAAGATGGATTTGCTTCTTTCCAACCAAGCTAAACAGGAGCAGATGAACTTTGTGGGTGGTCCTAGTCAAGAGGTTCCTCCTAAGGTCAATGAGGTTGATGGTTTAGAAGGCCAAAAGGAGTTGTGCTTCATCAATGCTAATGGCACATGGTACAGGAAAGAGCCCAATTTTCAGTACCAAAACAACTATCAGCAAAGGCCTTACTACAACAATCAGCAAGGAGGTTACCAAGCCAAGCAGAACTATCCTCAAGCCAACCAGTCTCCTCAGACTCAAGGAAGCTCTTCTAAAGCTCAAGCTCCAGATTCAAGTGTGGATTCTATGTTCAAGCAACTCTTGGAATTTCAGGCCAGAAATGAGAAGACCATGATTTATGAGTTCAAGAACATCCATGCAAAGATTGATGGGAACTATTCTCACCTCAACAACAAGTACATGCAACTTGCCTCTCATCTCAAGGCTTTGGAGAGTCAAGTTGCTTCTATGCTTTCATCCTCCAAGCAGCCAATGGGGTCTCTACCAGGGAAACCAGAAAAGAACACCAAGGAGTCTTGCTTCTATGccttgcatatttacatgtttttagccTTCATATCTTGTACATtctga
- the LOC106398145 gene encoding homeobox-leucine zipper protein HDG2-like has product MSRGFFDGVTTSNADIWMNLGDYTGDSVKVTTRTSLNDPGRPEGLILCAAHSFWVPAPPTTVFDYLRDENNRVNWDVLFLGGNPQKLTHIFNGRDNRNCVSLLRSPNTSQSEMMMIEESSTEPAASFLVYAPVDVPSMEKVLNGGDPKYVPLLPSGFAILPDGTAQPGKAGGSLVNVAFQMLVDSFPSGSLTFSSVSTIESLILAAANKIKACFTQQTP; this is encoded by the exons ATGTCTAGAGGTTTCTTTGATGGAGTGACAACTTCTAATGCAGATATATGGATGAACTTGGGTGATTATACAGGAGATAGTGTGAAAGTGACGACTCGGACGAGCTTGAATGATCCaggaagacctgaaggactcaTTCTCTGTGCAGCCCATTCGTTTTGGGTCCCGGCTCCTCCTACCACTGTCTTTGACTACCTAAGAGATGAGAACAACCGAGTCAAT TGGGATGTTCTCTTCCTTGGAGGGAATCCTCAGAAGCTGACACATATATTTAATGGGAGGGACAATAGGAACTGTGTATCTTTACTCCGG AGCCCAAACACTAGCCAAAGcgagatgatgatgattgaaGAGAGCTCTACTGAGCCAGCAGCTTCGTTCCTGGTCTATGCGCCTGTTGATGTTCCGTCAATGGAGAAAGTTCTCAATGGAGGTGACCCTAAGTATGTGCCATTACTTCCATCAGGTTTTGCTATACTACCAGATGGTACGGCTCAGCCTGGAAAAGCAGGAGGGTCACTCGTGAACGTTGCGTTTCAGATGCTGGTTGACTCATTCCCTTCGGGTTCGCTGACTTTTAGCTCGGTTTCAACCATTGAGAGTCTGATTCTAGCAGCCGCGAATAAGATCAAAGCTTGCTTTACTCAGCAGACTCCTTGA
- the LOC106400803 gene encoding ribosome maturation protein SBDS has protein sequence MSKTLVQPVGQKRLTNVAVVRLKKQGNRFEIACYKNKVLSWRSGVEKDIDEVLQSHTVYSNVSKGVLAKSKDLIKVFGSDDHTKICLEILDKGELQVAGKERESQLSSQFRDIATIVMQKTINPETQRPYTISMVERLMHEIHFAVDPNSNSKKQALDVIRELQKHFPIKRSPMRLRLTVPVQTFASLLEKLKEWDSSLVSKDESGTQMSTVCEMEPGLYRECDSFVRKMQGRLEILAVSVHAEGDTSMDHYDEHDDMALQTNKPLLPVETEADPVVELSKKMQKQEIDTSSNTKEEEGEGKGIKCSTCNTFVGEAKQYREHFKSDWHKHNLKRKTRKLPPLTAEECSAEVDMDDSRSDLKDYSF, from the exons atgtcgAAGACGCTGGTGCAGCCGGTAGGACAGAAGAGGTTGACGAACGTCGCAGTGGTTCGATTGAAAAAGCAAGGCAACCGCTTCGAAATCGCTTGCTACAAGAACAAGGTCCTTTCGTGGCGTTCCGGCGT AGAGAAGGACATAGATGAAGTGTTGCAGTCACATACCGTTTACTCAAATGTGTCCAAAGGAGTTCTTGCTAAATCTAAAGACTTGATAAAGGTGTTTGGATCTGATGATCACACCAAGATCTGCTTGGAGATTTTGGACAAAGGTGAGCTTCAAGTTGCtgggaaagagagagagtcaCAGTTGTCAAGCCAGTTTCGGGATATTGCTACCATTGTAATGCAGAAAACCATTAACCCTGAAACCCAACGCCCTTATACCATTAGCATGGTAGAGCGTCTTATGCATGAGATCCATTTTGCTGTTGATCCTAATAGCAACTCCAAGAAGCAG GCTCTTGATGTCATCCGTGAGCTGCAGAAGCACTTCCCTATAAAGCGTTCTCCAATGAGGCTTCGTCTCACTGTTCCTGTTCAGACCTTCGCCTCCCTTCTGGAGAAGCTTAAAGAATGGGACTCTTCTCTTGTCTCCAAAGACGAATCTGGAACTCAGATGTCCACT GTCTGCGAGATGGAACCGGGACTATACCGAGAGTGTGATTCCTTTGTGAGGAAGATGCAGGGGAGATTAGAGATACTCGCTGTATCGGTTCATGCTGAAGGTGACACAAGCATGGATCATTACGATGAGCATGACGATATGGCATTGCAGACAAACAAGCCATTGTTACCTGTTGAGACTGAGGCCGATCCTGTCGTTGAACTTAGCAAGAAAATGCAGAAGCAAGAGATTGATACTAGTAGTAacacaaaggaagaagaaggagaaggaaaaGGGATCAAGTGCAGTACCTGCAACACGTTTGTTGGAGAAGCTAAGCAATACAGAGAGCATTTCAAGAGTGATTGGCACAAACACAACCTGAAGCGAAAGACTCGTAAACTCCCTCCTCTTACTGCTGAAGAATGCTCGGCTGAGGTTGACATGGATGACTCCAGATCAGACTTGAAAGACTACTCTTTCTGA